In Theileria equi strain WA chromosome 3, complete sequence, the genomic window CGCGGTTATCTGTACGAAATTGGCTTATAAAACGTTTCAGAAGATAATTTATGGCATTTCCATCTATGGTTACCAAATCTAAAACTATGTTTTTACACTTTTCTATTTCTTCGGGGGTAACACATTTCCAGACAAACTGATTTATAAGTAAATCAGCAAAACAGGAAAGATTGTCTTCACATATCGGAAGATCTGATGTGAGACTTTGGAGTTTCCTGTACATTTATCAGGATTCCTATATATGTGCAACGTACCTTATTACTTGATCATTGTTAGTAGTAGAGTCATTTTCAGACCGATTAGTGCGGAATTTGGCTGATATACTGTCTCTTTTTAATAGAAACTGACCGAATAAGCCGCTCATTTGGTAAAATTAATTTAAATTGTATAATAGAATATTTCTAGACAAGAAATAGAGTTGATTCGTaataataaatggaagatGATAGATATTTGtgttcattttcatcctATATATGTGATTAAATAGAATTCGTCAGAAATTTCAGTAAAAGTTCCAGAAAATAGGAATATCACCCCTAATCCCCTGGGTACGTCAAACCCAAGATGCAGGGAGCCAGCTATACGTAAGACTCATATTACTCGCCAATTAATCATATTTTAGGAAATTTATTCAAATATTCTGGGCCTTTGTGTTTTATGAGGGTAGAATCACTCATGATCTCCGTTTACTAGGCAAGCTCTGTGTCCAGTACTCGCAACATACATATACATCTAAACTGTTCTACATTAATAATTAGTTCTTACGAACTTTATGTGAGCTATAAATTTGGGACATGAAAGACCTTTTGACTTGCTAATGTTCAGTTCGGATTCTTCAGATCGCAGGTTGTCTAACGAATAAAGTTCCAGTTAATTTTACTTCTTATTTCTACTGTTTAATATTTGAGTATAATATATGCATTTTCCCACGAGTCTATTCAACAGATAACTTTTACGGTCCACGTCTGCGTTGGTCCACACATAGCTATCCCTTAGTAGATACAATATACTTGATGGTTATACTATCTCCACTTATTAGCGAGGAGTTAAAAATCTCTTGTTCTCATGTTGTTTCAATTATTGATGATTACAGTAGAGATTCTTTGCTAAAGTTACAAGAGAAGAGAACATTTCCTACTAGTTCTCGCGCTTTAAATTCTTCACTTGGAGGTGGATTAAGGACTCAGGAAATTGTAGAACTAGTTGGATTTGACCACTTGAGTATAGGGGAGCTGTTAACACACATCACTATAGATCATCTGTATAATAATCAGAATTTTGAGGCATTAATTATCTCAACAAATGGTTCTCCAAATGAATACGAACTTTATCAAATATGCCGCGGTTTCTTAGAAAAAAAGGAAACGGATAAGCATATAGATGATTCCATCTTCAATGTCTTACGGAGAATCTACATAATTAATTGCTTGTCAGATATACACTTGTCGAAAGTATTAGATGATCTCTTAGAAGGAAGGTTTTCCGGTGGAAAATCTTTGGATTTGTTCAAGTCAAAGGACCGACAAGATTTAACCTTATTACAAATACAAGGCTTAAGTTCACTATTTGATAATATGGACGCGAAATCTACAAAGTGCAGTAGTGCTTTGTTGGCGATAAAACTAAGAAATTTGTGTACTAATTCGAATTGTTCCATTTTGATTTCAAACTTTCAGACAGCACTTTTATCATCTAACTCAGCTTCTTATGATCCATATATCGAATCAGACAACCCAGCATTTTCAAaactttctcaaaaatGGCATTCATCTATTGATACAAAGGTAAGAAGTTTATTATGCTTAATTCTCTGTTTAGATATACGTGTTACCGTTGAAAAAGAAAGAGCAACATACAAGGATCATGATAAAGGTAATAAAATCTAAAAGAGAGGTACTTTCCCTATATACTACCCATGATTATTTCAGAGATCCGGTAGAATTTGTCATATATCCTTCTCAAAGCAAGGTAAACAACAATTATAataatataataaataGGCATACAAGATTAACAAGTTAAACATTAACAAACGATAGAAACATAACAGCGTCATGTGTTTTACTATTATTTTCTATGGACCACTCATTATACATTGGTAAATAAAAGAAATCCTTTTCATTAACTATATTATAAGATTCCAATCCTTTgatctttatattttcaccaGAAAATAGGTAGCCGAAGATCAGATTCGAATTGACGTTTCCAAAATTCACAGAATTTCCGCCTGGTATTACTATTATTGATGTGCGGAATTGGGCCATTATCATAAGTTTGAATATGTTCCCGTCATGAATTTGAGCTTCTACATCATCCGGTTTGTATATTGATTTATATGAAATTAGCTGCCCGTCGTACTCCGTCGTTGAGTCAGCATCCAAGACATTTATTGAGTCTGTTGTTCTGATTGGAGCCTCTTTCGCCTTATTTGGCTTTAAATTATTCATATTTCTCATCTCTTCTTGAAGTAAATGAGTTTTATCAGTGCGatatttaccattcttGGAATGGTCATCTGGTGCATTCTTTAAGATATCTAGGGCCTCATCAACGGACAAATCGGGCTTGTGTACCTTTCTTAGTTTCTTGGACCGTTTCCTAATATTGCCTAACACAGTATCTTCGACCCTTCTGTTTGAGGAGACACCTCGTTTCAAATTTTGCCTTAGCTTTTCACTATAGTCGGTAATTGGTAGAGCTTTGCCCATCTGATTTTTGTTTGTATACTCTGGAGTACGACTTTCTTCCACAATTTGCATTTTCATGTTCCCATTTCCCTCACTAATAACAAGAGAAACTTCCGGGATTGATTCATAGAGAGGTCTATCGGATTCCTTagttttataaatacaaacaGTATTTTTGGAACCATTGGAAGCGTCCCAATGACAAACTGGTGGCAATCTTGTCCTTTTTGGATAGCGGGTGTTATGCTGCATGTTGCTATATTCCTTAAAATCTTTCCAatttatatcaaatttAGAGTGTGATTCGTGCGTTAAGTACCAGGTATTCAAAAGATCAGCACTGCTAACATTTTTCTTAATCTTTGAAATTTTCTTTCCCATGTTTGCTATGGATGGAGGTATCCGTACAGGATCATAGTCACCATCACTTTCAAAGTCATTTATATCATGATAATCATCATGTTTAAACTCATTTTCTCTTGTTCTATCGGaatttgatatatttttatacaaaatatcgTTAGAGTTCGCAATAGATTGAAAACTAtcatttgtatttaatTTTGAAGATTGCGATTTtgactttttaaaatgcTTAGATATTTCGTAGGCACCAGTCCCACCACTAGTAAGTTTGAATGTGTTTCTGAACGGTGTTTGCGATAGTTTACCACCACTTATAGAGTGTAGGTTGAGTTTTGAGGTTTCTATGGCATTATGTATCGGTTTTTCACTTGAATCTGGTGAAGTTGTATGATTACGGGTAGCTTTATTTTCAGCTTTACTTTCTCTAGTTGATTTTTTTCTATCGCTAATTCCAAGTTTTTCTGACTCTCTTGGTTTTAAAGATGTATGAACTATATCTTCTAAATTGTCATCTTCAAAATCATCGGAGAATGGTCCAGGATCAAAGATATTGTCGTATGATTGATCTGAAAGCTTAAGCTCTCTTATATTTTCATTAGATTCCAACGTTCCTAATAAGCTTTCAGGCGAATCTATACCAGAAAaatcattttcatccacCACGGAATGGTGTGTATTTGTCGTTTGCTTGTCCAAAGCAACGTTGTTGAATAAATCGTCATCAGAAGATGATACACCATCATCAAATATATCGTTTACAACATTTTCATTAGTATTCAATATAGCATCCGTTTCTGAAAGATAAGAAAGCGGTTGTGGGATCAAAAATGATTTGTCATAAGATGAATAATTACATCTTGATACTACATATAACTTTAGTACATCACTATTTTCCTACAATTTTGTTTGAATTATGTATGTATACATCTAAGAACCTTACCTGTACAAGAGGATCCGATTGTATCTGTCTAATTGTCGAAGTAGGCTCAATACAATATCTTCTCACCGTGCTTTGCCCAGTCCAGGTAGGATCTCGGAACGTAGCTGCATTACCTGAATTATACATTCCAAATATTTGCGCCATGTAACTTAGGGTAACTACTATGAATGTACTGCTCCATTAATTAGATCTAAAATGTTTAAATAATACTACTACACCAAAAAACCATActaaaaatttaaaaagtTCCACAACTACATGTCGAAATTAAAATAATGAACAATAGACTTTAGCAGAGTTTAAACGACTTAGAAATTAGACGAAAGTCATCGTACACATTTCATGTGGTGAAGACGCAGAAGCCACAAAGCATATTATCTAATCATCACGATGCATAAATACATTCACATATAACCATTCACAAGATTATTAAGTTAATATACATATATTTGGTCACACTCTTTCGTACGTCAATTGCACGCAGAGCATACTTATCCTTTGGATGGTATCATGTCCAAAAATTTCGGACTATTTTCGTATTTGAAGAACGGACCAGATTTATACACGCTCATGTATTTATTTTTCACCTTGTGCGTGTTCCttaaaattataaaaaGAACGATCAATCGGATCATGAACATTATAGCAGTTTATAACGTTCCCTAGGTGTTTCCCGTGAGGTATACTACGTGATTTGTCTGTACTGAACATTGATGAACAAACCTTTTATTGATGTGGGCACTTAGCAATGATAATACGTCTACTTCATCATGTTTCGCCAATATTTGTATTTCGGCGCAAAATACCTGTAGGAAAATATCCATAGACGATAGCAATCAAACCATAGCAGCGATAGTCGCATCAAAACCAGCTTCATGAAAAAATTTTTCATTGATATTACCTGTTTCTTTGTCAATGTAGTTAAAATGTGCTCTTTCTTCAGGAATATCCGTCAGTTCCTTCATGTTATGAAATCCATTAAGAGCGCTGTGTAATGTTGGTAACGTAGTATTGCGTAATTTGTTGTAACCAAAGTTCTCGTGAAGATACCGTGCgaaaaattttgtatcAAAAATCCCTCCTCGGAACAGCCTCACCAATTCTTTGGATATTTCAACGGAGCTTTCTGGTAATTTTCCGATAAACTTATCATAAATATGCAAGATATCCAACATTCCATTATGGAATACTAGGGGCTTCTTCTGTTCGATTAGCTCCTCTATTATATGATGTATACCATTTTTCCTTTGAAATTTTCCATGCCCCTTTATTGGTCTAGAAGCTTTAGAAGGATGTTCGCAGGGATCCTCGTATCTGACATCTGCCAGCCTTCGGAAATCAATACTGTATGCAGTTTGTTTTGGATACAAATAGAGATTTACCCTTCATCAATCCAACGATCAAAGCTGAACCCATTTGATCTCAGCCATTTTATAGTATCATTCATCAAAAGACTGTCCAATATCTAAAATCGGGTATAACTAATGAAGATAGTCGTTACCTCGGATGAAAAGGTATAAAAGTTATATGGATACAAGAGCCATTTGTTGCCCTGAGGGGCTTGTGAATATACACCGAGGCAAAAACCGATTTGTACTGAATAATATTATTCGCTGTAGAACAATAAAAACCAACATATTGCAAAATCTTCAACATCAGCCTTTAGAGCTAATAAATAGTCATCGATTGTTCTAATACTTTTAGATTTCTGGCTAATGCCACTAAATTCTACAATATATGATAGTCATGTACTAAAACAGAAAGACATACCACAATCGATTACAACAAAACTAGCATCTGGAATGCGGCGTATAATGTCCTCAATTTCAAAATGCTGATGTTCCATGACAATCTCTATAGCTTTAATTACTATTTAGGGTGTAATAAATAATTCCCCGGTACTGGGAAAGacaaaaattgcaaatAGTCACTATGGAACAGGTTGTCAAGAAAAGCTCATACTGAGCCACGACCTAAGTCTTAGATCTATTGAATTTTTTAGTAAAATGAAAATACGGTGCAAGCAAAAGAAAAATAAATCACATTATGAATAAAAAATAGATACGTAAACAAAATGCTTTAGACAGACCAATATCCCCTCTTCAGATACATATTCAGGGTAATCCACATAAGAAATTAGTCAAacagaatataaatttagGTTCAGTTCCTACAGACCTATCCCTACAACTCATAGCACTGAGTCACTCCTAATCCAGTGGTTAGAGTTCACGGTTAGTATAATCCAGAGCCTCGTATGACTATAAAGTGACATGAACCTAACTCTtgaatatggaaaggatgTGTAGATATGTTTAAAGGCGAGGAAGACTAGTACCGGTGGGGAAGTATTCTTATAGATATGCTCGGTTATCTCATAAGCCTACGGAATGGGTTAACATACGGAGAAAGTTATGTATCTAATATAATTAAGCGATAAGAAGCCCATTTAGTTGTAAACATTGTTATAGACATACAAATTATCATCGGCTCGCTTACGTTGTAGGCAAGTAGGATGTAAAACGAAAATAAGTGGGACTAGAAAGTCTTAGATGGGTGGTGGATATGAGAACTATTAAGAATATCAATCACATAATCCTGAGAATAGATTCCGGGAACGTCTTCCCACAAAAGGGTGTAGAATGTAAACGGATATAATTAAACCCCATGATACCGGCACATTCATCTAAAATTACCTAGGGCTCGACTGATTGTTCGTTCCTTCCACCAAAGTTTATATTCTGATGTGATAAACTTCGCATATTTAAATAAGCTTTGGTgttgttttaaaattttctgtATCATATGCACATGTTATGCGTTACATTcaatggaatgaatgatTTAATACGATCATTTCTAAGTGATGCCGctatttaaaataatttAGTTTCTAAGATGTGGTTACCCAAgtaaatttgtaatttaATATCCTGTATTGTATCTGACAGCCTTCCATTACATACGTCTACTGTAATTTAGAAGTTTGTAtcatatttaaaatttttgttttaaacTGTTTACCACTGTGTTTCATGTATAATATTGGTATTATACGAAAATGTCCAGTGACAACCCTTACAACGTTGATCGGCATGGCGTATTCGATGGAAATGGTAAGTCCACTCTATTTACAATATACCCATCCTCAGGATACAAATATGACCAATTAAGCTTCAATTCATTTGACCGGATTGATTTTATGAATTATTCATCCTACTATGGCACAGAGAAAAGTGCTGTAATTGACCCTATACTGTAAGTTATCTCCTGCTTTGTCATTATTTTTTTTAGCGGAAGCCCTAATTTTGGTTCATTGTTGTATGGAAACACCATTGATTATGTTAATTCTGAATTAGTCGATACGGATTCTCATGTTCTGGCGGATAACACGGATATGATATGTAACAATGTTATTATGGTTGATTCCGGTAAAGAATATACCCATAATGTAGATGTGAATACATCAGAATCATTTTCAACCCGTTATTCTGAATCGACTTATGATGTCTCACAATCGTACAACAATATATCACTTAGTTACAACATGGATTCTCTAACTGAATCTATGCTCAAGCAAATTGAGACTCCGCGGCTATGCCCAAACTTTGATGTGGATAGTGTTCCTGATTTGACTCAATTAAACCATTTAGACCAGCAGATGATTCAGAGATTCTACGATGTTGGTGTAGCTATCAGTCCTACATTACAAAACACCGCAGTAAGCAATGTTTCAGCTGATGGATATTATAATTTGGAAGAAAATGTCTTGGTAGATGCAATGACAGATGGATATATAATTGATTCTATACCTCCACTGAGCATACCTGGCTCTCCTTATGCGGCTGCCTTCTATGGAAATCTTAAGAAGAAACATGAACTACGCTTCAAAGTGCCAGCAATTAGGCGTAGAGGCAAAAGATCCGAGGTTGATGATTCTAGGGGTTCCCTGAATTCCAAGGGTCCCCCAGTAAGCCAACATGGTAAGAATCCACAGCAATATCCGACCAAGGCCAACAATGGCAAAACAAAAAATAATCAAAAAGGTGGTTTAGGAGGCATTCCAGGATATAATTGGATTAAGGATTCATTCTTTAACTATCAAGTTCttggaaatgttttaaCCATTGCCCAAGATCAAACGGGATGTAGAATGTTGCAAAGACAATTGGAATACAATgatgaaaattttatagcTTCCATACTAGACGAGGTCATTGATCATTTGGTAGTTCTAATGACAGATCCATTTGGAAATTATTTATGCCAGAAACTCATGACAGTTTGTAGTTCTGAACAATTAGGCAGGATAATAAAGGGGGTAGAGAAGGATTTCCTTTCAATTTGTTTGAATATGCATGGTACTAGAGCCATACAAAAACTTATCGAGGTCGTAACTGAGCCTGAACATATATCATTTGTGACAAGCGTATTGAGTACTGCTGTTGTTGATCTTGTCAACGATTTAAACGGTAACCATGTCATTCAAAAGTGTTTGATATCTTTGAAAAGTGAGGACTGTGAGTTCATTTACAAGGCTATGAATGATAATTGTGTATACCTAGCAACACATAGACATGGGTGCTGTGTGATGCAGCGCTGTATTGATGCAGCTAATCCCCAGCAGAGAAATATGTTGATTGATACCATATCCTCAAAGACATTGGACTTGGTAGAAGATGCATTCGGTAATTATGTTATCCAGTACGTGTTGCGATTgaaagatgatgaaattaaTCGCCGTATAGTGGTAGCTCTGGCAGATAATGTCACAGAATTTGctaaacaaaaatttagTTCTAATGTAGTTGAGCGTTGCTTAATATTTTGTCCTCTTGAAGTTAGGAGTATTTTGATTTCTAAGTTTCTAAATGTACCATTTGATGTGCTCAAAGAATTGATTTTGGATCCCTTCGGTAACTACGTTATCCAAAGAGTGTTGAACGTTGCTCAATCTGATGAACTTTCAGCTTTATTAGATAGAATACAACCACACTTGGAAGAACTTAAGGTGGCATCTTCTGGAAAACGTATCGCTGCCAAAATAACTAAAAGACAATATACATGTTCTGACAATTCTAACAAAAATGTAGACTATAATCAAGGATCTCATGCTACTGCTCGCAATACAGATTCTAAAGACAGGAATATTGCCAATTCCGCAAATAGCAGGAATATACCTTCTGACAACAGAAATGCTTATGCAGTGAATAACCCAAACATGTACACTATTGATGACCAGAACTTATACCCTGTGGGGAATGCCAACGTATATTCGGTCAACAGTCCGAATTTATATACAATAGTAGGGAGTCACACCCAATCGCCAATGATCGTGCCTCAATATTATCAATCCGATGTGAACGTAGTATATGACAATGCGCTCTTAGGCACTGATCAGTTATTTCCGAAATATTTAGCGAATGAAGATCGGTTGGAGCCTGTGTATGCAGAATGTTCTatctcttctccattatttgGAGCTAGTCACTACAACTCTATGATCAATCACAACTTGTGGATGAGTTAATTGTAATAAACATATAGATGTTAGGTA contains:
- a CDS encoding hypothetical protein (encoded by transcript BEWA_005250A) encodes the protein MVILSPLISEELKISCSHVVSIIDDYSRDSLLKLQEKRTFPTSSRALNSSLGGGLRTQEIVELVGFDHLSIGELLTHITIDHLYNNQNFEALIISTNGSPNEYELYQICRGFLEKKETDKHIDDSIFNVLRRIYIINCLSDIHLSKVLDDLLEGRFSGGKSLDLFKSKDRQDLTLLQIQGLSSLFDNMDAKSTKCSSALLAIKLRNLCTNSNCSILISNFQTALLSSNSASYDPYIESDNPAFSKLSQKWHSSIDTKIYVLPLKKKEQHTRIMIKVIKSKRERSGRICHISFSKQGIQD
- a CDS encoding hypothetical protein (encoded by transcript BEWA_005260A) → MYNSGNAATFRDPTWTGQSTVRRYCIEPTSTIRQIQSDPLVQENSDVLKLYVVSRCNYSSYDKSFLIPQPLSYLSETDAILNTNENVVNDIFDDGVSSSDDDLFNNVALDKQTTNTHHSVVDENDFSGIDSPESLLGTLESNENIRELKLSDQSYDNIFDPGPFSDDFEDDNLEDIVHTSLKPRESEKLGISDRKKSTRESKAENKATRNHTTSPDSSEKPIHNAIETSKLNLHSISGGKLSQTPFRNTFKLTSGGTGAYEISKHFKKSKSQSSKLNTNDSFQSIANSNDILYKNISNSDRTRENEFKHDDYHDINDFESDGDYDPVRIPPSIANMGKKISKIKKNVSSADLLNTWYLTHESHSKFDINWKDFKEYSNMQHNTRYPKRTRLPPVCHWDASNGSKNTVCIYKTKESDRPLYESIPEVSLVISEGNGNMKMQIVEESRTPEYTNKNQMGKALPITDYSEKLRQNLKRGVSSNRRVEDTVLGNIRKRSKKLRKVHKPDLSVDEALDILKNAPDDHSKNGKYRTDKTHLLQEEMRNMNNLKPNKAKEAPIRTTDSINVLDADSTTEYDGQLISYKSIYKPDDVEAQIHDGNIFKLMIMAQFRTSIIVIPGGNSVNFGNVNSNLIFGYLFSGENIKIKGLESYNIVNEKDFFYLPMYNEWSIENNSKTHDAVMFLSFVNV
- a CDS encoding hypothetical protein (encoded by transcript BEWA_005270A); translated protein: MEHQHFEIEDIIRRIPDASFVVIDCEFSGISQKSKSIRTIDDYLLALKADVEDFAILQIGFCLGVYSQAPQGNKWLLYPYNFYTFSSEILDSLLMNDTIKWLRSNGFSFDRWIDEGIDFRRLADVRYEDPCEHPSKASRPIKGHGKFQRKNGIHHIIEELIEQKKPLVFHNGMLDILHIYDKFIGKLPESSVEISKELVRLFRGGIFDTKFFARYLHENFGYNKLRNTTLPTLHSALNGFHNMKELTDIPEERAHFNYIDKETGNINEKFFHEAGFDATIAAMV
- a CDS encoding pumilio-family RNA binding repeat domain-containing protein (encoded by transcript BEWA_005280A) — protein: MSSDNPYNVDRHGVFDGNGYKYDQLSFNSFDRIDFMNYSSYYGTEKSAVIDPILGSPNFGSLLYGNTIDYVNSELVDTDSHVLADNTDMICNNVIMVDSGKEYTHNVDVNTSESFSTRYSESTYDVSQSYNNISLSYNMDSLTESMLKQIETPRLCPNFDVDSVPDLTQLNHLDQQMIQRFYDVGVAISPTLQNTAVSNVSADGYYNLEENVLVDAMTDGYIIDSIPPLSIPGSPYAAAFYGNLKKKHELRFKVPAIRRRGKRSEVDDSRGSLNSKGPPVSQHGKNPQQYPTKANNGKTKNNQKGGLGGIPGYNWIKDSFFNYQVLGNVLTIAQDQTGCRMLQRQLEYNDENFIASILDEVIDHLVVLMTDPFGNYLCQKLMTVCSSEQLGRIIKGVEKDFLSICLNMHGTRAIQKLIEVVTEPEHISFVTSVLSTAVVDLVNDLNGNHVIQKCLISLKSEDCEFIYKAMNDNCVYLATHRHGCCVMQRCIDAANPQQRNMLIDTISSKTLDLVEDAFGNYVIQYVLRLKDDEINRRIVVALADNVTEFAKQKFSSNVVERCLIFCPLEVRSILISKFLNVPFDVLKELILDPFGNYVIQRVLNVAQSDELSALLDRIQPHLEELKVASSGKRIAAKITKRQYTCSDNSNKNVDYNQGSHATARNTDSKDRNIANSANSRNIPSDNRNAYAVNNPNMYTIDDQNLYPVGNANVYSVNSPNLYTIVGSHTQSPMIVPQYYQSDVNVVYDNALLGTDQLFPKYLANEDRLEPVYAECSISSPLFGASHYNSMINHNLWMS